In Zunongwangia sp. HGR-M22, the sequence ACTAATCCTACTGTTGGAGGCGTTTCAAAAACCATCGAAACTTATTTCTTTGATCTTGACAAAGATCTCTACGGAAAAATTATTAAGATAGATTTACTGATTAGAATTAGAGATGAGAAAAAATTTGATTCGGTTGAAGAATTAAAATTGGCTATGCGCCAGGATCAAGCATTTTCCAATCAATATATAAAAGATAACTATGTGGAATAAATGGCTTTTTAAGCAGATAGATAATTCTGGATTAATATTTTTTAGAATAGCATTTGGATTATTAATTGCGCTTGAGGCTTTTGGAGGAATTTTTACTGGTTGGGTGCGACGCACATTAGTAGAACCAGATTTTACCTTCAATTTTATAGGTTTCGAATTTTTGCAGCCATTGCCGGGAGATCTTATGTATTACTATTATGGCCTAATGGGTGTTTTTGGCCTTTTGGTGATGATTGGTTTTAAATATCGATTTTCGATGGCCTGCTATACAGTTATGTGGGCGTCGGTTTATTTAATGCAAAAGTCGTCTTACAACAATCACTATTATCTTTTAATGTTGCTATGCTTTATCATGGTGTTTTTACCGGCGCATAGAGCATTATCTTACGACGCCTGGAAAAATAAGGCCATTCGATCACTATCGATGCCAAGATGGGTTTGGCTTTTTATCGTTTTGCAATTATTTATTGTCTACACCTTTGCATCAATTGCTAAATTATATCCAGATTGGTTGGATGCCACAGTGCCAGCGATGTTAATGCACGGAAAAAGAAACTTCTGGTTAGTAGGCGAATTTCTTCAGCGAGATTGGATAAAATGGGTTATTGCTTATTTCGGTTTAATTTTCGACTTATTAATAGTGCCGATGTTATTATGGAAGCGGACTAGACTTCCGTTTTTTATACTAGCGATATTCTTTCATTTATTCAATAGCTTTATATTTCATATTGGGATATTTCCGTATTTATCTTTAGCATTTTGTGTATTCTTTTTTCCAACAGAGAAAGTGAACAAATATTTACTTCGGAATAAAAAAGCGCATTATAACGGTGATGAGGTAATCGTTCCGCAGCAAAACGCATTGTTGAAATTGGCCATAATCGTATGGTTTGTAGTGCAAATTTCTTTACCGCTGCGCCACTGGTTTATTAAGGATAATGTTTTGTGGACAGAAGAGGGGCATCGTCTTAGCTGGCGTATGATGCTTAGAACAAAAAGCGGAAGAACCACTTTTAAAGTTGTAGAGAAAGGTACTACAGATACGGTATTCGTTAAAAAACAAGACTATCTTTCTAGAAAACAGCTCGGTGCGATCAACTCGAAGCCCGATATGATCTGGCAATTTTCTCAGCGCTTAAAAGATGAATACGCGGCGCAGGGCAAAGACGTACAGGTGTTTGTGAATGCACGAGTTTCGGTAAATGGGCGATCTTACGAAAGATTGATCGATCCCAAAGTGGATATCGCTAATGAAGAGTGGAATCATTTTGGGCATCACGATTGGATTTTGCCTTCCAATTTAGATAAATAATTAGCTTCGCTTTTATTACATTTGCGACTTCAAAATATTATTAACGGCGATAAAATTAATTGGCCTTATGTTACAAGTTAACAACATCAAAGAGCATAAAGATGCGTATATCAAAGCGCTTAAAAAAAGAAATTTTGATGCTGAATCTATTTTTGATGAGGTATTGAGTTTAGACGAAACACGTCGATCCACTCAAACCAAACTTGATGATACTTTGGCCGAATCTAATAAGCTTTCTAAGCAAATAGGTTTGATGTTTAAAAATGGAGAACATCAAAAAGCTAATCTCCTTAAAGAGAAAACAGGAAAACTTAAAGAAGATTCTAAAAAATACTCAGAGCTTTTAGCAAATACTATTGCCGAGCTCGAAAAGTTGCTTTATACAGTACCAAATATTCCAACAGAATCTGTTCCTGCAGGAAATTCAGAAGAGGATAACGAAGAAATTTATAAAGAAGGTGATATTCCTGTTTTAGCTGAAGGTTCTTTGCCACACTGGGAACTTGCAAAGAAATATGATATTATCGATTTTGAGCTTGGGAATAAAGTGACGGGTGCAGGATTTCCTATTTACAAAGGAAAAGGGGCAAGATTGCAACGCGCGTTGGTTTCTTACTTTTTAGATAAAGCGGTAGATGCCGGATATTCAGAATATCAATTGCCTTTAATGGTGAATGAAGCTTCTGGTTATGGTACCGGGCAATTGCCAGATAAAGAAGGGCAAATGTATCATATAACAGAAGATGATCTTTATATGATCCCAACTGCCGAGGTGCCAATTACCAACATGTACCGCGATAATTTATTAACCGACAAAGATTTTCCAATCGCCTGTACAGGTTATACGCCTTGTTTTAGAAGAGAAGCAGGATCTTATGGCGCTCATGTTCGTGGTTTAAATCGTTTACATCAATTTGATAAAGTAGAATTGGTTAGAATCGAAAAACCAGAGAATTCTTATGAAGCTTTAGACGGAATGGTAGATCACATTAAAAACCTGCTTAAAGATCTACAATTGCCATACCGTATTTTGAGACTTTGCGGTGGTGATTTAGGATTTACTTCAGCTTTAACTTACGATTTCGAAGTATTTTCTACCGCGCAGGATCGTTGGTTAGAAATTAGTTCAGTTTCAAATTTTGAGACTTTTCAGGCCAATCGTTTAAAACTTCGATATAAAAATAAAGAAGGTAAAAAAGAACTGGTGCATACGCTTAACGGAAGTGCTTTGGCCTTGCCAAGAGTTTTAGCCGGAATCTTAGAGAATTACCAAACAGAAAACGGGATTAAAATTCCGGAAGTACTTGTGCCTTACACAGGTTTCGACATGATCGATTAAGCATTTAATTATTCTATAAAGAAGCGCATTTTGTTATATTTACAAGATGCGCTTTTTCATTTTAATATTATCTATATTTCTTTTTTCTTCAGAAATCAATGGGCAGTCGTTACAACTGGCTCAAAATTTCTTTGATAAAGGCGAATACGAGAAAGCACTTTCCTATTACAAAAAAACATTAAAAGTTGCCGGCGATAACCCGCAAGCTTATTTTGGAGTAATAAGCTCGTTACAACAACTGGAACGTTTTGATGAAGCTGAAACCCTACTGAGAAATCGTTTGGAAAATTCGCCACAAAATAGCGGTATTTTGATTGATATCGGTCACAATTTTGCGTTGCAAAAAGCCGAAGCAAAAGCTGAAGAATATTATCAAAAAGCGCTGGAAGCTTTAGCGGAAAATCCTCGTCAGGCCTTCGGGATTGGGATGAGTTTTGAAAAGTACAGTTTACTGGATTTTGCAGCAAAAGCCTACCAAAAAGCAAATGAGTTAATGCCAAATGCCGGTTTAGAATTAAAACTTACAAGAATTTACGGAGAGCAAGGAAAACTGCAAGAAATGTTCGAAAGTTATCTAAATTTGGTGATTAAGGATGAAAAATATTTTCCTTATGCCAATCGCGAATTGGGTAATTTTATAACCGAAGACGCAACAGCTGAACCTAATGTGTTGCTAAGAAATTCATTGCTTAAGCGGCTGCAAGCCGATCCAAATCCTTTTTACAACCAAATACTTAGCTGGTTGTATGTTCAGCAAAAAGAATATATCAAAGCATTAATCCAGGAGAAAGCTATTTATAAGCGAGCAGCGGTGTCAAATTTAAATCCTATAGTAGATTTGGTGTATACGGCAAAAAGAGACGATGATCTAGAATCGGCAAAAACAATAACAAATTATCTTATAGAAGAAGCTCCACAGTCTTTCAAACTTCGAGTGCAACAACTAAAATTAAGTTTAGATGTAGAAACAGCAACTTCTGCAAATTATGATGAAATAGAAGAAAACTTCCGTAGTGTTATTGAAGAACATAAAGGTTCTGTCGAGACCATCCCGCTACAAATTGATTTTGGTCGATTTTTAGCCTTTAAAGCTGAAAAAGTTGCAGAGGCCGAAAGTTTGCTAAAAAGCCTGCTTGCTAAAGCAATAAACAACTATGATAAGTCACGCATTAAAATGGCGATTGCAGATGTGTTGGTTCTTCAGCAAAAATTCAACGAAGCGCTAATTACGTATACTCAGGTTCAAAAAATGCTTAAAAACGATCAGCTTGCCCAGGATGCTCAATTTAAAGTAGCAAAAACAAGTTATTATAAAGGCGATTTTGAATGGGCGCAAACACAGTTGGATGTTTTAAAAAAATCGACTTCTCAGTTAATCGCTAACGATGCGATGGAGCTAAGTTTACTTATAAAAGATAATAGTTTAGAAGATTCTACCCAGGTAGCTTTAAAGAAATATGCGCATGCAGATTTACTTTCTTATCAGGAGAAAAATGAGCAAGCAATAACTAAATTAACTGAGCTTTTGGTAGCGCATAAAGGGGAGAAGATTGAAGACGAAGCATTATTTAAACAAGCTCAGCTTTACGAATTGGAAGGTTTATATCTTTTAGCTGAAGAAAATTACTTGTCGATATTGTCGAATTACGGAGACGATTTATTAGCAGATAATGCAGCCTGGAATTTAGCTGAACTTTATAATAATCAACTAAATTTACCAGAAAAGGCGCAACAATATTATGAGCAAATTTTGTTTAATTTTGAGGATAGTATTTACTTTATAGAAGCGCGTAAAAAATATAGGTCACTAAGAGGAGATTCCATCGAATGAAACGATTATTAGCAAAATCCTATAAATTATTTTGGATATTCATTCCTCTGGTTTTTATGTACGGGATGTTTAATAAAGATCATTTAAGTATGGTTAATATTCATTCTACCTATTATGCGATACGCGATCAACATTTTGCGGGATTAATCGTAATATTTTACGCATTATTTGGGGTTTGCTACTGGTTAATGGATTTCTTTAAAAAAGAGCTTATTAATTGGATGACGGCCTATCATGTATTTATAAGCATATTTGGGCTTTTATTTTTGCTGATATTTTATGGAATTATAAATGATCTGGAATTCGATTATGCTTTAAAGGAAACCTTAATGATGCTTACAATGATTTCGGCTGCCATCACTATTGCTGCTCAGTTGCTTTTTCCTCTAAATCTTATTCTTTCCTACTTTCGGGGAAAGAAGTAATTATTCAGCAGCGATTCAATTACTGAATATTTAGTTTGTCGATTCCTCTAATCAATACTTGCTGCAAGGCTTTTGATTCGTATTTTTGCAAATTCAGGATAAAATTTTAGAATATGGTTATTTATAATGTGACTACAAACGTTCAGGAAGATGTGCATCAAGATTGGTTGCAATGGATGAAATCTGAGTACATTCCTGCCATGCTAGCAACAGGTAAATTTAAAAAAGCATTAATGACGAAAGTCCTTGCGAAAGAACCTATGGGAGGAATTACCTATTCAGTACAATACACAGCAGAGAACATGGCTTACCTTAAAACATTTTACGTAGAAGATCACGCAAATATGGTTGCCAAAACAAAGCCGTTTAAAGGGAAATTTGTAGAGTTCTCAACCGAACTTCAAGTTGAAGACGAGCAATAAGTTGTTGCTAAAACACACAATATGAGTAAAAAGAAATTTAGAAAGAACTTTAAATCACCAGCCAGACCAGAAGATCTAAGTGGGCAGGTAAGAGCAAAAAAACATTTAGGACAACATTTTCTAAATGACGAAAGTATTGCTGAAAAAATTGCTGATACTTTAGCGCTTTCCGGTTATAAATATGTTTTGGAAATTGGCCCTGGGATGGGAGTATTAACTAAATTTCTATTGAAGAAAGATACCGAAGTTCATGTTGTAGAGATTGATACAGAAAGTGTAGAATATCTAAATGCAAATTATTTACAACTGCATGGCAGAATCCACGAACAGGATTTTTTAAAATACGATTTCACTCAGGTTTTTGGAGAAGAGCCTTTCGCAATTACCGGAAATTTCCCTTATAATATTTCTACGCAAATTGTATTTAAAATGCTAGCCATGCGAGATCAGATTCCTGAATTTTCTGGGATGTTTCAAAAAGAGGTAGCAAAACGAATTTGTGAGAAAGAAGGAAGTAAAGCATACGGTATTCTTTCAGTATTAACTCAGGCATTTTACGAAGCTGAATATTTATTTACCGTACCTCCAACGGTTTTTAATCCACCGCCAAAAGTAGATAGTGGTGTATTGCGACTAACGCGTAAAGAAGATTACGATTTGCCCTGTAATGAAGCCCTTTTTTTTAGAGTGGTAAAGATGGCATTTCAGCAACGACGTAAAACCTTAAGAAATAGTTTAAAAAGTCTTAATTTGCCCGATAGTTTAAGGGAAGATGCTATCTTTGGCAAGCGACCTGAGCAGCTCAGTACACAAGATTTTATTTCACTTACCTTAAATATCGAGCCATATGCACTTTCAAATTAGCGACCAGCTGATTCAAAAAATTCAATTCCTCATCGAAACAAAAAACGATGAAGAATTGTTATTGCATTTAGAAGATGTTCACCATGCCGATATTGCTGAAATTATTACTGAACTTAGCCTGGACGAGGCTACCTATGTAGTTAAACTTTTAGATAGCGAAAAAACTTCTGAAGCTTTAATGGAGCTTGAAGAAGGGGTAAGAGAACGTATTCTCGACAAACTTTCTGCCAGAGAAATTGCAGATGAGTTGGTGGAGATGGATACCGATGATGCTGCCGATATCATGAACGAGCTTTCACCAGAGCTTCAAAAGCAGGTGATTTCTGAAATTCAGGATGAGCAACATGCCGAAGATATTGTAGAGCTTTTACGATATCCCGAAGATTCTGCGGGTGGTTTAATGGCCAAAGAACTTGTGCGTGTTAAAGAAAACTGGAGTGTTACTGGCTGTATGACCGAGATGAGAGCGCAAGCTGAAAACGTGACCAGAGTACATTCAATTTATGTAGTAGATCACAAGAATCATCTTAAGGGTAGATTGTCTCTTAAAGATCTGCTAACCGCGCCTAGCAACGCTAATATTCGTGATATTTATATACCTAATGTAGATTATGTAAATGTGCATACAGAAGGTGAAGAAGTCGCCAGAATAATGCAGAAATACGATTTAGAAGCTATTCCTGTTATAGATGAAATGCGAAGATTGGTTGGGCGAATTACTATCGATGATATTGTAGATTTTATTAAAGAAGAAGCCGAGCGTGACTATCAAATGGCTGCCGGTATTTCTGAAGGTGTAGAGGCAGATGATAATATTTTTAAGCAAACAAGAGCACGTCTACCATGGTTATTAATCGGGATGTTTGGAGGATTAGGAGCCGCCGGGATTATTAGCGGATTTCAGGATACCATGTCTGTTTTTCCTAAATTGTTATTGTTTGTGCCATTAATCCAGGCAACTGCCGGGAACGTTGGTGTACAATCTAGTGCTATCGTAGTGCAGGGATTAGCCAATGGTAGTTTAAAAGGAAATATAATTGCTAAACGCTTGGTTAAAGAAATTTCATTGGCCTTGTTAAATGGTCTTTGTATCGCTTTAATTGTTTTTGGTATAAGTCATTTTGGATTTGGTACAAGTTTTAAAGAATCTATAAGCGTTGGTATCGCATTAATTGCGGTTATACTTCTTGCTGCTATGATTGGCACAATTATTCCAATAATTTTAGATAAAAACAAAATTGATCCCGCTGTAGCTACCGGGCCATTTATTACGACCAGTAATGATGTTTTTGGTATTCTTACCTATTTTTTAATCGCGAAAGCCATTCTTGGTTTTTAAGAAATTTCCATATTTCTTCCTCATATTGCCGGCATTGCTTAAATTTGCAGGTTATTGTATTGGTTGAATATGACACTTCCCTATTTTCAACAATTTCATTTAGAAAGCAGATTTAGCTTTATAATTACAGCTAAATCTGTCACAACTTTAGATTCTATTTTTTTCAGAAAACTATTGAAAAATGTAAAATATCTGGTTTCTGATTTTTTGCTGAAATGCTGGTGCGATTCAAACAATAGCCAAAACAAAATATTAATAAAAAACGATTAAAATGATCATTTTACACGCTGATACCAATCATCCAAGTTTGATGAAGTTATTAGCAGATGCAGGGCATCACAATATTGAAGGATTTTCACAAAGTCGAGAAGAGACCCTACAAAATCAACATTTATATGATGGGATTGTAATAAGAAGTAGATATTCTATCGATAAAGATTTTCTTGATGCGGCACCTAATCTTAAGTTTATTGCTAGAGTAGGAGCTGGATTGGAAAATATAGATGTGGAATATGCAGAAGAATGCGGAGTTAAATTATTTTCTGCTCCTGAAGGGAATCGAAATGCTGTAGGGGAACACACTTTAGGCATGTTACTTTCTCTTTTTAATAAGCTAAATAAAGCTGATAGAGAAGTAAGAGAAGGACTTTGGAATCGTGAAGATAACCGTGGTATAGAGTTGGACGGGAAAACTGTAGGTATCATAGGTTACGGTAATATGGGGAAGGCTTTTTCAAGAAAATTACGAGGTTTTGACGTAGAAGTACTTTGTTACGATATTAAAGAAGATGTAGAAGATAGTAATGCTACGCAGGTAGATTGGGAAGAATTCACTCAGAAATGTGATGTAGTAAGCTTGCATACTCCATGGACCGAGCAAACAAACAAAATGATAAATAAAGATTTTATAGAATCTTTTCAGAAACCATTTTGGTTTGTTAATACCGCTCGTGGAAAAAATGTAGAAACTGAAGATTTAGTAGAGGCACTAAAATCTGGAAGAGTATTAGGAGCAGGATTAGACGTTCTAGAATACGAAAAAGCATCTTTTGAAAGTTTATTTGCC encodes:
- a CDS encoding HTTM domain-containing protein; protein product: MWNKWLFKQIDNSGLIFFRIAFGLLIALEAFGGIFTGWVRRTLVEPDFTFNFIGFEFLQPLPGDLMYYYYGLMGVFGLLVMIGFKYRFSMACYTVMWASVYLMQKSSYNNHYYLLMLLCFIMVFLPAHRALSYDAWKNKAIRSLSMPRWVWLFIVLQLFIVYTFASIAKLYPDWLDATVPAMLMHGKRNFWLVGEFLQRDWIKWVIAYFGLIFDLLIVPMLLWKRTRLPFFILAIFFHLFNSFIFHIGIFPYLSLAFCVFFFPTEKVNKYLLRNKKAHYNGDEVIVPQQNALLKLAIIVWFVVQISLPLRHWFIKDNVLWTEEGHRLSWRMMLRTKSGRTTFKVVEKGTTDTVFVKKQDYLSRKQLGAINSKPDMIWQFSQRLKDEYAAQGKDVQVFVNARVSVNGRSYERLIDPKVDIANEEWNHFGHHDWILPSNLDK
- the serS gene encoding serine--tRNA ligase — protein: MLQVNNIKEHKDAYIKALKKRNFDAESIFDEVLSLDETRRSTQTKLDDTLAESNKLSKQIGLMFKNGEHQKANLLKEKTGKLKEDSKKYSELLANTIAELEKLLYTVPNIPTESVPAGNSEEDNEEIYKEGDIPVLAEGSLPHWELAKKYDIIDFELGNKVTGAGFPIYKGKGARLQRALVSYFLDKAVDAGYSEYQLPLMVNEASGYGTGQLPDKEGQMYHITEDDLYMIPTAEVPITNMYRDNLLTDKDFPIACTGYTPCFRREAGSYGAHVRGLNRLHQFDKVELVRIEKPENSYEALDGMVDHIKNLLKDLQLPYRILRLCGGDLGFTSALTYDFEVFSTAQDRWLEISSVSNFETFQANRLKLRYKNKEGKKELVHTLNGSALALPRVLAGILENYQTENGIKIPEVLVPYTGFDMID
- a CDS encoding tetratricopeptide repeat protein, translating into MRFFILILSIFLFSSEINGQSLQLAQNFFDKGEYEKALSYYKKTLKVAGDNPQAYFGVISSLQQLERFDEAETLLRNRLENSPQNSGILIDIGHNFALQKAEAKAEEYYQKALEALAENPRQAFGIGMSFEKYSLLDFAAKAYQKANELMPNAGLELKLTRIYGEQGKLQEMFESYLNLVIKDEKYFPYANRELGNFITEDATAEPNVLLRNSLLKRLQADPNPFYNQILSWLYVQQKEYIKALIQEKAIYKRAAVSNLNPIVDLVYTAKRDDDLESAKTITNYLIEEAPQSFKLRVQQLKLSLDVETATSANYDEIEENFRSVIEEHKGSVETIPLQIDFGRFLAFKAEKVAEAESLLKSLLAKAINNYDKSRIKMAIADVLVLQQKFNEALITYTQVQKMLKNDQLAQDAQFKVAKTSYYKGDFEWAQTQLDVLKKSTSQLIANDAMELSLLIKDNSLEDSTQVALKKYAHADLLSYQEKNEQAITKLTELLVAHKGEKIEDEALFKQAQLYELEGLYLLAEENYLSILSNYGDDLLADNAAWNLAELYNNQLNLPEKAQQYYEQILFNFEDSIYFIEARKKYRSLRGDSIE
- a CDS encoding DUF4286 family protein, encoding MVIYNVTTNVQEDVHQDWLQWMKSEYIPAMLATGKFKKALMTKVLAKEPMGGITYSVQYTAENMAYLKTFYVEDHANMVAKTKPFKGKFVEFSTELQVEDEQ
- the rsmA gene encoding 16S rRNA (adenine(1518)-N(6)/adenine(1519)-N(6))-dimethyltransferase RsmA, which translates into the protein MSKKKFRKNFKSPARPEDLSGQVRAKKHLGQHFLNDESIAEKIADTLALSGYKYVLEIGPGMGVLTKFLLKKDTEVHVVEIDTESVEYLNANYLQLHGRIHEQDFLKYDFTQVFGEEPFAITGNFPYNISTQIVFKMLAMRDQIPEFSGMFQKEVAKRICEKEGSKAYGILSVLTQAFYEAEYLFTVPPTVFNPPPKVDSGVLRLTRKEDYDLPCNEALFFRVVKMAFQQRRKTLRNSLKSLNLPDSLREDAIFGKRPEQLSTQDFISLTLNIEPYALSN
- the mgtE gene encoding magnesium transporter, with the protein product MHFQISDQLIQKIQFLIETKNDEELLLHLEDVHHADIAEIITELSLDEATYVVKLLDSEKTSEALMELEEGVRERILDKLSAREIADELVEMDTDDAADIMNELSPELQKQVISEIQDEQHAEDIVELLRYPEDSAGGLMAKELVRVKENWSVTGCMTEMRAQAENVTRVHSIYVVDHKNHLKGRLSLKDLLTAPSNANIRDIYIPNVDYVNVHTEGEEVARIMQKYDLEAIPVIDEMRRLVGRITIDDIVDFIKEEAERDYQMAAGISEGVEADDNIFKQTRARLPWLLIGMFGGLGAAGIISGFQDTMSVFPKLLLFVPLIQATAGNVGVQSSAIVVQGLANGSLKGNIIAKRLVKEISLALLNGLCIALIVFGISHFGFGTSFKESISVGIALIAVILLAAMIGTIIPIILDKNKIDPAVATGPFITTSNDVFGILTYFLIAKAILGF
- a CDS encoding 2-hydroxyacid dehydrogenase, with product MIILHADTNHPSLMKLLADAGHHNIEGFSQSREETLQNQHLYDGIVIRSRYSIDKDFLDAAPNLKFIARVGAGLENIDVEYAEECGVKLFSAPEGNRNAVGEHTLGMLLSLFNKLNKADREVREGLWNREDNRGIELDGKTVGIIGYGNMGKAFSRKLRGFDVEVLCYDIKEDVEDSNATQVDWEEFTQKCDVVSLHTPWTEQTNKMINKDFIESFQKPFWFVNTARGKNVETEDLVEALKSGRVLGAGLDVLEYEKASFESLFANKKNVAISAGESLPEAMRELMFMPNTILSPHVAGWTQESHEKLATVTANKIIDAFGKGEPQE